Proteins from a genomic interval of Rhodococcus rhodochrous:
- the mftG gene encoding mycofactocin dehydrogenase MftG, which translates to MIPAHADVVIVGGGSCGCVLAAGLSDDPDRTVLLLEEGAAFGSASAVPREICDAAVLPVGPESPWAADFPARLTPDVEATVTRGRGLGGSGAVNGAYFVRARPDDFASWPASWSYEEVLPYFRAVETDADIPGDLHGSSGPIPVARVPRERMHPLSRAFVDAAEGAGFTPVADLNAPGPDGVGAVPSNVRDGTRVGPFLAYLAPVLDRPNPTVAGGVSATRIVMAGGRAVGVEIAGPDGPRTISAGHVIVAAGAVRSPQLLMLSGIGPADELRRLGIDPLHDLPGVGCDFSDHPEFTVPYRFRPGLPSHTVLLETVLHTENLELRPYTAAFGAAIPGSGVADPVLGVVLTRPRSRGRIVLDERDPRRPPLLDYRYLTDAADRRALEEGVRLAADLLAATTGVVEAGSVDARGGRLGTSLHLSGTCRMGDDEHAVVDEWCRVRGIDGLSVVDTSVFPQVPSRGPHATAVMLAHRVAATARDALPHTV; encoded by the coding sequence ATGATCCCGGCGCACGCCGATGTGGTGATCGTCGGCGGTGGAAGCTGCGGCTGCGTTCTCGCCGCCGGGCTCAGCGACGATCCGGACCGCACCGTGCTGCTGCTCGAGGAGGGCGCGGCGTTCGGATCGGCGTCCGCTGTTCCACGCGAGATCTGTGACGCTGCCGTCCTCCCGGTGGGTCCGGAGAGCCCGTGGGCGGCGGACTTCCCCGCACGGTTGACCCCGGACGTCGAGGCGACCGTGACGCGGGGCCGGGGGCTCGGCGGTTCCGGCGCGGTCAACGGCGCCTACTTCGTGCGTGCGCGGCCGGACGACTTCGCGTCGTGGCCCGCCTCGTGGTCGTACGAGGAGGTGCTGCCGTACTTCCGGGCCGTCGAGACCGACGCGGATATCCCCGGCGACCTGCACGGAAGTTCCGGCCCGATACCGGTCGCCCGGGTGCCGCGCGAACGGATGCATCCGCTCTCGCGTGCCTTCGTCGACGCCGCCGAAGGTGCGGGATTCACACCGGTCGCCGACCTCAACGCTCCAGGACCCGACGGGGTGGGTGCGGTTCCGTCGAACGTGCGTGACGGCACGAGGGTGGGTCCGTTCCTCGCGTACCTCGCGCCCGTCCTGGACCGGCCGAATCCGACGGTCGCCGGCGGGGTGTCCGCGACCCGCATCGTGATGGCGGGCGGTCGCGCGGTGGGCGTCGAGATCGCCGGACCCGACGGACCACGCACGATCTCGGCCGGACACGTGATCGTCGCCGCGGGCGCGGTGAGGTCCCCCCAGCTGCTGATGCTCTCCGGCATCGGACCGGCCGACGAACTGCGCCGGCTCGGCATCGATCCGCTGCACGACCTTCCCGGGGTGGGCTGCGACTTCTCCGACCACCCGGAGTTCACCGTCCCCTACCGGTTCCGCCCGGGTCTCCCGTCGCACACGGTGCTGCTCGAGACGGTCCTGCACACCGAGAACCTCGAACTGCGCCCGTACACCGCGGCATTCGGTGCGGCGATCCCCGGCAGTGGTGTCGCCGATCCGGTGCTCGGCGTCGTCCTGACGCGCCCACGCAGTCGCGGACGCATCGTGCTCGACGAACGCGACCCGCGACGTCCACCTCTGCTCGACTATCGATACCTGACCGACGCGGCCGACCGGCGAGCTCTGGAAGAGGGTGTCCGGCTCGCCGCCGACCTCCTCGCCGCGACCACCGGCGTCGTCGAGGCCGGCAGCGTGGACGCGCGTGGTGGCAGGCTCGGAACGTCGCTGCACCTGTCCGGAACGTGCCGGATGGGCGACGACGAGCACGCCGTGGTCGACGAGTGGTGCCGCGTGCGCGGGATCGATGGGTTGAGCGTCGTCGACACCTCGGTGTTTCCGCAGGTCCCGAGCCGTGGACCGCACGCCACCGCGGTGATGCTCGCCCACCGGGTCGCCGCGACCGCGAGGGATGCCCTGCCGCACACGGTGTGA
- the mftE gene encoding mycofactocin biosynthesis peptidyl-dipeptidase MftE → MRELADACWTDIEPDRVTVAVPIGALEQHGPHLPLDTDTRIATAVAAELPEVVLAPPLPYGASGEHEGFAGTVSIGAEVTKALLVEYGRSVCRWAKRVVFVNGHGGNAYPLIEAVSLLRYEGRDAAWLPCAVPGSDAHAGVTETSLLLHLAPGTVDMTRAAVGATEPIGALMPRLREAGIVSVSANGVLGDPTEATAELGARLFASLVERASAQVARWQPGTEGRLR, encoded by the coding sequence ATGCGGGAGCTCGCCGACGCCTGTTGGACGGACATCGAACCCGACCGGGTGACGGTGGCCGTCCCGATCGGTGCGCTCGAACAACACGGCCCACATCTTCCCCTCGACACCGACACCCGGATCGCGACTGCTGTCGCTGCCGAGCTGCCCGAGGTGGTCCTCGCCCCGCCGCTGCCCTACGGAGCGAGCGGGGAACACGAAGGTTTCGCCGGCACCGTCTCGATCGGAGCCGAGGTGACGAAGGCGCTGCTCGTCGAATACGGCAGGTCGGTGTGCCGGTGGGCGAAGCGGGTCGTCTTCGTCAACGGGCACGGCGGCAACGCCTATCCGCTGATCGAGGCGGTGAGTCTCCTGCGATACGAAGGCCGCGATGCTGCCTGGCTTCCGTGCGCGGTGCCCGGATCCGACGCCCATGCCGGTGTCACCGAGACGAGTCTGCTGCTGCACCTGGCACCCGGGACGGTCGACATGACACGGGCTGCGGTCGGGGCGACGGAACCGATCGGAGCACTGATGCCACGACTGCGCGAAGCCGGTATCGTCTCGGTGTCCGCGAACGGAGTGCTGGGAGACCCCACCGAGGCCACCGCAGAACTCGGCGCGCGCCTGTTCGCGAGTCTGGTCGAGCGGGCGAGTGCACAGGTCGCCCGGTGGCAGCCGGGAACGGAAGGAAGGCTTCGGTGA
- a CDS encoding GNAT family N-acetyltransferase, whose amino-acid sequence MLIEPRPLDDPDVQDLIGEVQLEYVRRYGGPDDTELSPHEFEPPSGVFLLAVADGIPAGIGGWRAPEHSHRGVRDGDAEIKRMYVRASMRRRGVAERVLGALERTATDAGRRRMILETGSEQPEAIALYAKAGYVPMNERFGLYAESPTAMYYCKELPPIRLATDDDLPVLQEIERAAGKPFAEIGMAFVADDDPPSVEELRAHRDAGRCWAWFDEHGRAVAYLAADIVDDGVHIEQVSVHPDHARRGIGRMLIDHVAGWARDAGFGSLSLTTYRDVPWNAPYYARLGFRTVAADALSPALTRIRAEERRHGLDRWPRIVMRRGLET is encoded by the coding sequence GTGCTGATCGAACCTCGTCCGCTGGACGACCCGGACGTGCAGGACCTCATCGGCGAAGTCCAGCTCGAATACGTGCGGAGGTACGGCGGACCCGACGACACCGAACTGTCGCCGCACGAATTCGAGCCACCGAGCGGGGTGTTCCTCCTGGCGGTGGCCGACGGGATTCCGGCCGGGATCGGCGGCTGGCGTGCACCGGAGCATTCGCATCGAGGGGTGCGCGACGGTGATGCCGAGATCAAGCGAATGTACGTGCGGGCGAGCATGCGGCGTCGCGGTGTGGCCGAACGGGTGCTGGGTGCGCTGGAGCGGACGGCGACCGATGCCGGTCGCCGTCGCATGATCCTCGAGACGGGCAGCGAGCAACCCGAGGCGATCGCGTTGTACGCGAAGGCCGGGTACGTACCGATGAACGAGCGCTTCGGGCTCTACGCGGAATCACCGACCGCCATGTACTACTGCAAGGAACTGCCCCCGATCCGTCTGGCGACCGACGACGACCTGCCGGTGCTGCAGGAGATCGAACGCGCTGCGGGCAAACCCTTCGCCGAGATCGGAATGGCGTTCGTCGCCGACGACGATCCTCCGTCCGTCGAGGAACTGCGCGCCCACCGGGACGCGGGTCGCTGCTGGGCGTGGTTCGACGAGCACGGACGAGCGGTCGCGTATCTGGCGGCCGACATCGTCGACGACGGCGTCCACATCGAGCAGGTGTCGGTGCATCCCGATCACGCGCGTCGCGGGATCGGTCGCATGCTGATCGACCACGTCGCGGGGTGGGCGCGGGACGCCGGTTTCGGATCGCTGTCGCTGACCACCTACCGCGACGTGCCGTGGAACGCCCCGTACTACGCGCGTCTCGGCTTCCGGACGGTCGCGGCCGATGCACTCTCCCCCGCACTCACCCGGATCCGCGCGGAGGAACGGAGACACGGCCTCGACCGCTGGCCGCGGATCGTCATGCGCCGCGGGCTGGAGACGTAG
- the mftF gene encoding mycofactocin biosynthesis glycosyltransferase MftF (Members of this protein family, MftF, are glycosyltransferases, members of PF00535 (glycosyl transferase family 2). The encoding gene is found as part of the mycofactocin cassette, in Mycobacterium tuberculosis, many other Actinobacteria, and occasional members of other lineages. Mycofactocin itself, a putative redox carrier, is a heavily modified derivative of the C-terminal Val-Tyr dipeptide of the mycofactocin precursor MftA (TIGR03969).), with protein MSRAITPQATSPEAAQPRATRLPDGFGVRIDARVRSFAGGRVLVGGSPTRMLTLAPAAVAMIDEDFVEVVDAQSAAVARRLLDSGIGNPRPTKLPPSSAVTVVVPVKDNPSGLARLLAAVEGHEVVVVDDGSEKPVEAPERGRVRVIRHETSRGPAAARNTGLQQVTTEFVAFLDSDVVPQLGWLERSLGHFTDPAVALVAPRIVALEPDSSALAKYEHARSSLDLGSRESAVVAGGPVSYVPSAALLVRRDALVACGGFDEALHVAEDVDLCRRLQTSGWRLRYEPISRVAHDHRTRFRTWLTRKAFYGTGAAPLAERHPGSVPPMVMSIWTLLACVAIASFTRVGVMAAVLTQVVTFVRLRRMFSELDRPDRIAALLTAQGFAGGLWQVASAVCRHYWPVTVVAAVFSRKVRRAVLACAVAEGIWDWKTHRESGGLDPVRYLLYKRLDDLAYGAGLWKGALDARAAAALVPDIRK; from the coding sequence GTGAGTCGGGCTATCACTCCACAGGCGACGTCTCCGGAGGCGGCGCAGCCCCGGGCGACCCGGCTCCCCGACGGTTTCGGTGTGCGCATCGACGCACGGGTGCGCAGCTTCGCCGGAGGGCGTGTCCTCGTCGGAGGATCGCCCACGCGCATGCTCACACTCGCGCCCGCCGCCGTAGCGATGATCGACGAGGACTTCGTCGAGGTCGTCGACGCGCAGAGCGCCGCGGTCGCGCGCCGTCTGCTGGACTCGGGCATCGGGAACCCCCGGCCGACGAAGCTGCCGCCGAGTTCCGCCGTCACCGTCGTCGTCCCCGTCAAGGACAATCCTTCCGGCCTCGCCCGTCTGCTCGCCGCCGTCGAAGGGCACGAGGTCGTGGTCGTCGACGACGGTTCCGAGAAGCCGGTCGAGGCGCCGGAACGCGGTCGTGTCCGGGTGATCCGGCACGAGACCTCCCGTGGGCCCGCAGCGGCCCGGAACACCGGATTGCAGCAGGTGACAACGGAATTCGTCGCCTTCCTCGATTCCGATGTGGTACCACAACTCGGCTGGCTCGAACGATCGCTGGGGCACTTCACCGATCCCGCGGTCGCACTCGTCGCGCCGCGCATCGTGGCCCTCGAACCCGACAGCAGCGCGCTCGCGAAGTACGAGCACGCACGCTCGTCGCTCGACCTCGGCAGCCGGGAATCCGCCGTGGTCGCGGGTGGTCCTGTCTCGTACGTGCCGAGCGCGGCGCTGCTCGTCCGTCGCGACGCGCTCGTCGCCTGCGGTGGTTTCGACGAGGCGCTGCACGTGGCCGAGGACGTCGATCTGTGCCGGCGACTGCAGACCTCGGGGTGGCGGTTGCGGTACGAGCCCATCTCGCGGGTCGCGCACGACCATCGCACCCGCTTCCGGACGTGGTTGACGCGCAAGGCATTCTACGGAACCGGTGCGGCCCCGCTCGCCGAGCGGCATCCGGGTTCCGTCCCACCGATGGTGATGTCGATCTGGACGCTCCTCGCGTGCGTCGCGATCGCGAGCTTCACCCGCGTGGGGGTGATGGCAGCGGTGCTGACCCAGGTGGTCACCTTCGTGCGGTTGCGGCGGATGTTCTCCGAACTCGACCGGCCCGACCGCATCGCCGCGCTGCTCACGGCCCAGGGATTCGCCGGTGGTCTGTGGCAGGTGGCGTCGGCGGTGTGCCGGCACTACTGGCCGGTCACGGTCGTCGCAGCGGTGTTCTCCCGCAAGGTTCGTCGGGCCGTGCTGGCTTGCGCTGTGGCCGAAGGTATCTGGGACTGGAAGACGCACCGCGAGAGCGGCGGGCTCGATCCCGTCCGGTACCTGCTCTACAAGCGCCTCGACGACCTCGCGTACGGCGCGGGGTTGTGGAAGGGCGCGCTCGACGCCCGCGCGGCGGCCGCGCTCGTACCCGACATCCGGAAGTGA